Genomic segment of Candidatus Omnitrophota bacterium:
AAAACATACTGCAGTTTATAGAAAAGAACGCCACTCACAGAAAAGGCTGACCTGCCGATAAAAAAAGACAAAACCGCATACTCAAACCAGCACCTACCCGCCATTTTTTTGTAAATCTGTAAAAAATGTAAATTTACACATTTGCACATTTGAACTATTGACTTTTTTCATTACACAAGGCATATTTATTACGGAAAGGCAAACAGGGTTCTTTTACAGAGAATACGATAAAGGCAAACTGTCCGAAAGGACAGGGCGCAAAGCCGCGGGCCTAAAATCTTGTAAAACCAGGGTTATGGCAGTCGGGTTGCCGAATTTCATTTATTTAGGACATGGCCCCAAGGCTTCAATACGCGCTTTTACCATATTGATAGTTTTGGGGTTTTTTGTTTAATAAGGCGAGCCAGGTATGAAGATACGTCATGGTGAAAAAGAAATCGCGGGTAGAGTGGTAGCGTTTCTTACGAGGCCGGAAATAGATTATATAGACAGCCTTGCAAAAGACGCTTTGTTTTCTACGGGGCATAAGTTGTCAAGGACTGACATTATACGCGCTGTCATTGACTGCGTAAAATCAAGTAAAATTAACGGCAAAGGTATTTCTTCAAGGCAGGGGTTGGAAAAAAGGCTGTATTGTTGTCTGCAGACGGCATTGCCTGATGCCGTATCGGAAATAATTGAGGCAAGGGGCGGGCATGATAATAATTAAACTGGCTATGGTCATATTGCTTCTTGCGCCTTTTGTGTTTGTGATCTCGGTTGTGGTATTGTCTTCGGATGAAGCTCTTTACTGTTTAAACGGGGACAGATTATTGACTGCGGATATGGGCAGAAATATTGCCGTATATTTGAAGGAGGCCAGCGGGTGTATATTTTGTCTGGAAATGGATATTATACAAGATGCCCTGATGCGGTATAGCCGCGCGGGCGGTTTTGTGCCAAGGAGACGCTATGTATAAAAGGTTAAAATTTAAATCTGATATGAAATGCCCGATGATAACAAGATGGCAGACCAGAAACGCCGATTTTATGCAGATAGAGATATCGCCGGTCCATGTATTAAGGATCAAGATAGATAAAGCGGTAAAAAAATAGAAAAGGAGGTTTATATGAGAAGGGGAAGAGATATGAGGCGCCATCAGAGATGCGTAAGGCGAAAAGCGGGGATAAAGAGGTTCATAAGAGGTTTCTTGCCATTTGCGCTGGTTTTTGTCCTTGTTTTTCCTGCTGTCGCGGCAGGGCAGGAGGCCGGCAAAAAACTTATACAGGGTATTGAGGATACCGCCACCGGGTGGACGGAAGTGCCTAAGGAAATGGCCGAGACCACGCAGGAAACGAACGTGGTGGAAGGTGTAACGGCTGGCGCCATAAAAGGCGCGGGCGAGGCTATTTCCGGCACAGTAGAGGGGGTCGTGGAAATAGCGACCTTCTATGCCCCGGAAAGCGAAGACAATAAGCAATGATAGAAGTTTATTGAATGCCCGGGAGGGGTTAAAGGCCCCTTCCGGACGGAGGGTAGATAAATGCCTCTTGACCGGAAAAACAGATTATTCCAGCTTTTATACAGGCGTTATTTTAATAAGGTACGCTTACGCGTCAGGCGCATTCTGCGCAATGAAATGGACGTCGTGGATGATATTGTGCAAGAGGCTTTTATGCGCGCTTATATGAACATGGATAAAACGTACAAAAAAGATGATTTTATAAGATGGGTGTTTATAGTAGCGCGCAATCTCTGCTTGAATTACAAAAGAGCGAACAGCAGGACGTTGGCAGGCGCGTTAAAGCCTGCCGACAGGCAAAACTACAGCGCAAATCTCATTGACACTGTAGCTGATTGTAATTGTCCCGCGCCCGATAAGATTGCCGAAAAAAATGAGCTTGTATGCGTGTTCAGGGAGTGCGTGCAAAAATTAACGCCTAAATACAGATTGGTTGTCCAGCTTTGCGGCATTGAAGGCTATTCGTATCATGCCGCTGCCGCGCAATTGCATACAAGCGCCAGCGTGATTGCCCATGACCTGATGAGGGCAAAGAGGCTTTTATCATCAAAGATGGCTATCATGTAATGTTATCATACTGTCTTATCGCGGCACAGCCCGCCTTTTTGATTTTTACCTTTCTATGTATCCCTGTAATTTTTTCAGCGTGATAGGATTTTTATTTGAAAATACAAACCATTCTTTTGCGGTCAGACTGTTCCGTGTATCTGCGCGTGCAATTTTTACTTGACAATTTTTTTTAAAAGTGCTAATTTATAGCCAATGCGATTTAAGTTTTTATCTTTTTTTTTCCTGTTATTATTATTTAATCCTTCTTTATGTCAAAGCGCTCCATGTTATGGGACAAAGATACCCGCAAAAGGCGGATTTTTTTCAGGCATAGAAGTTTTCCACATTGACAGAAACCTTGAGAAAGACCAGGGTAAGGTCAAAAGCACCCAAAGTTTTTTATTGGTTTCATATGGATTGCAAGACTGGTTTAGTATTGATTTAAAGGTTGGCATCGGAGGCATAGACAGATACAGCGCCCCTTACCACAACGTTGATTATAGCGCGAGATTTGACGGTGGATACGGGTTTAGAGCGCTTTTTTTTGACAGAGACAATGTCAGGCTGACCGGAGGTTTTCAGCATATCAGCGTTCATCCAAACACGGTAAGCCTTGACAATAAAAAATATAAAGCCGTTCTTGATGATTGGCAGGTCTCTTTACTGTTGTCATACGATTATTCTCACCTTTCTTTATATGCCGGCCCGCGCGTTTCAAGAACGGATTACATAAATTGGATAGACAATGCCAGGAAACGCCATATGTCTGATAGCGGAGATTGTATAGGTTTTGTTTGCGGTGCCGATATCAAGATTACTGATGAAATGTGGCTAAACGCGGAGGCAGGTTTTATTGACGCTAAAACAGCGGCAATAAGCCTTATGGCCAGGTTTTAGGATTGGCCCAAACAAGGGAGGCCCGAATGAAAAAATTTTTTACGGTAGTTGTTGTCGTAGTGGTTCTGTCAGCAGGTCTTTTATTGGGCAAGGATATCGCGGCCAAAGTTGTCGTTGAAAAGGTATTTGGATTAGCCACAGGCCTTAAGCTTAAAATGAGCGGCCTCAATGTCGGAATATTAAAGTCCTCTGTTAGCATTAACGGATTAAAATTGTATAATCCCGGGATATTTGAAGAAAGAATAATGCTGGATATGCCCGGCATATACGTTTATTATAATCTGCCTGCCATACTCAAAGGAAAAATTCATTTGCATGATATGAAATTGGACCTTAAGGAATTTATTGTTACAAAGAATAAGGACGGCAAGCTTAATCTTGATTCGCTCAAGTCGGTTAAGGCGCAAAAACAGTCCGATAAGACGCGGCCTATTGACATGCGGATAGATAGCCTTGAATTAAAGATAGGCAAGGTGGTATATAAAGATTATTCGTTTGGCGCCGGGCCATCTGTCAAGGAATTCAATATTAATCTTGATGAAAGATATACCGATATCAGCGACCCCTACGCGCTTATCAGCCTTATCGTAGTAAGGGCGCTCATGAATACTACCATAGCAAGCCTTACGAACTTTGACCTTAACGCTCTTTCGGGCAGCGTATCAGGCGTGGTATCCAAGGCGGGCAAGCTTGCCACAGAGACAGCTGGCAAGGCAACAAAAATCGCCGGCCAAACAAGCAAGGCTGTGACTGATGCCGCAGGCAAGTTGATCAATAATATGCCTTTTGGCGGTTCCAAGGAATAATATTTTTGCGGGAAAAATCAGGTATAAGCGTATTTTTTTGCTTTAACACGTTTTACCGCGTAAAATTATCACTGTAAAGTAAAAGGAGGAGAGATATGAAAAGATGCATCGGTCTATTGTTTACCTCAATATGTTTGCTGTGTTTCTGTATCGTTCAAGCTTATGCCAAGGACATACCATGGCATCACTCAAGGGCCAAGTATTTTTATGTCTTCGGCTCTGACGGAGACCCTTTGCTGGGTGCCGATGACCACGAATTAACTTTGTATGTTGATGTCCCCTCAAGCGAAACTTCGGATGTAGCTATTGAAGTATTTGACCCTGACACGGGAAGCCATCATGATTTCAGAACAGACTCCTCAAACACATGGGACACGGTAACGGAATTTTCCGTTTTCGGCAAGGACCTTCTTGATAAAAAGGAATTCGGCGCCCAGGATTACAACAAAGCGTATTATAAGTTTGGGCCATACAGCGCGGATAAAGGGCAGGCCGTGTCAAATTTTTATCGTTTTAAAATTGTGGCCAAAGGCGTTAAAGGCGACGATGCCAATCTTTTCAGGTTCAGGATAATGCCTGACAGCGCCAATGTTTATAGCGACAATATTACTATCAGGCTTTTGCCTAATCAGGGAGATAAGATGTATTTTTATCCGGAGATATCTCCCGGCACTAAATATGTTATTCTTGAAAACTACGACCTGGATGCCGAAGGCGGCACAAGCGAGATCTTTGCCGGACGCAATGTGTTGTTTGGAGAATCAACGACAAGGCATACCGTAGAAGATTCACCGAGCGGCGAATGGAGAAAAACCCAGATACCGGTTAATGCCATTACAGGCGGCAGGCTCAAGTATATTATAACAAAAGGCACGCAGAAATACGCCCACGCCGGTATAAAAGTATATGATGACAAGGGAGCGCTTTTGCCTTTGTATTTTGAGCAGGGCCCGGCGCCTGCCCCTATTATAGAAGGCCAGAGTGTTCCTGTTTCTCCGGTCAAAGCGGTTGTCGTTACCCAGGCAAAAGACCTTGGATGTAACAAATTTACCTTTGATGCCACTGATTCCTATGATATTACCAACAGGGATCTTTCTTTTGACTGGGATTTTGGCGACGGAAATACAAGCAAGGAACAGGTTGTCACGCACGTGTATGAAAAAGGCGGGACATATACAGTGCGCCTTACGGCAAAAGATGATTCGGGCTTAGGCTGTGATACGGCGACAACCACGCAGACAGTAAGGGTCAATACCCCGCCCAAGGCTCGTTTCACATCGCCTGAAACAGCATGCCTGTCCGATAATATATATTTTGATGCCAGCGGCACTACCGACGACACTTCAAGCAATCTATCTTATGTATGGGATTTCGGCGACGGCTCAAAGGCCGAAGGCCTTAAGGTGCGCAAACAATATGATAAAGGCGGTACTTATAAAGTCAGCCTTTTGGTTGATGATAATGAAGAATCTTCCTGCAGTACCGATACTGTCAGCCGTTCTATCCGGATAAACACCGCGCCAGTGGCAGTAGCGGGTTCCGATATAGACATATGCCTTGAAGATTTTAAGTCCGAATATAAGGTTATTTTTGACGGATCAGCTTCATACGATACGGACAAAGACCGGCTTTCATATCTGTGGGACCTTGGCGATGGCACAGAGAAAACCGGTGTAAAGATTACTCACGTGTATCAGAAACCCGGACATTATAATGTAACGCTTACCGTTGATGACGGCAGTTCCTCTGCCTGCGGCACGGCCAAGGATACGCTGAAGGTTGTTTTAAACAAGGCGCCTATCGCGTCAATAAAGACAAGAGAGTCAAAGATTTGCGTGGGAGATGAAGTCATATTTGACGGTTCCGGTTCTTCAACGGAAAGCGGCGAAAATCTGAAGTATGCGTGGGATTTCGGCGACGGCTCCAGGGCTGAAGGAGTTCAGGTTACCCACGTCTATAAAAAAGGCGGTAAATATTTTCCACGACTCGTTGTTGATGATACCAGCGACACACGGTGTTCGCAGGCTTTGGCTACAGCCGTTGCGGATGTAAACACGGCACCTGTTGCCAAAATTGATGCCCCGTCCGTGATATGTATCGGCAAAGCAGTTACTTTTGACGCATCCGGTTCAGGTGACCCCGATGGAGATGCCCTGCGTTATTACTGGAGCATTGGAGATGAGGCTGTAAAGCAGGCAGGCCCGAAGATGGTTTATACATTTAATTCAGGAGGCGTGCATACGGTGCGTCTTATGGTTGATGACGGCCGGGGTTATGAGTGCTCCAAGACATCAACCGCCTTTAATATCCGGGTAAATACCCCGCCCGTGGCCAATGCAGGTATCAACCTTGCCTGCTGTGTTGATGAGAATACGTATTTTGACGGATCATACTCAACGGATGCCGACGGCGACAAATTGTCCTATAGCTGGGATTTTGGCGACGGGAAGAAAGCCGATGGCGTTAAGGTTAATCATGTATACACAAAACCGGGAAGATACAATGTCGTTCTTACGGTTGACGATAATTCAGGCACTGAATGCAATACAAGCGTTTCTTCGTTTACGGCAAGCGTGAACGCTCCGCCGGTACCTATTATAAAAATAAGGTAACCGATGAAGGTTGTTTTAAGCCTTGTCTGTGCTTGTGTTTTCTTTTTAGCATGCCGCGTATGTGATGGGGCTGAACTCAAGCCTGTTTCCAGGGAATGGGATTTCGGCAAGGTCCAACAGGGCTCGTCAAAGCAGATGGTATTCTTTGTCAGCAATACCGGCTTTGACGAGCTCGTGATTAATAATGTCCATACGTGCTGCGGATACAGCGTTGACAGGGTTTCCAAATGGACACTCGCGCCGGGAGAAAAAGCAGAGATTGCTCTTACCTGTGATGCTTCAAAAAAGACGCCTGGACGGGACAAAAGATATATTACCCTTCTTTCAAACAGCACGGCCAATCCTCACGCCCTTATTCCGGTAAAGGCTGACATTTCCCCGGCCCCTAAAAAACTTCTGATAAAAAGCAAAACCGAAGCATCCGATGTACAGGAGGTGCCAAAGGCTAAGAATGAAGAGGAAATTCCCGCAATAACCGTTGATGAATTACACGGCCGCTTGTCAACAGGAAGGGATGTCCTGATACTGGATGTAAGGCCGTCCGGAGAATACTCGGAAAAACATATACCAAATTCAATACGGCTTGCCGCGGACAGCATTATAGATGACGAGGCATGCCTGCGCGATGTGTTAAGGAATGTTGAGAAAAGGACATTGATTGCCGTATTTGACTGGGACGGGCGTGGCCAGGCGCGTATTGTTACATCCAAAATAAACAGTTTGGGTTATAATGCCTGTTGCGTAAAAGGAGGGATATCCTCCTGGGAAAGAAACGGGTATTTAATAACTTATAATAATTGACATTATTTTTTTCTTAATCCCTGCTCTGTTCCAAATGAACGTTGTAATAACAGGCGGTTGTTTGCTTTCGCATTAACCCGGAGCCGGATTTTTAGATTAAAAGCCCGCCCGCGGTTTTATCGGAAACTGATTTTCCGCATAGCGAGTTTACAAGCGCTAAGGCGAATTTTAATGCCGCGGCCGGGCCGCTGCCGGTTATAATATTTCCGTCAACCACAACATGGTCGTTGACATATTTTGTTGTTTTGGAAAAGTTGTTTTCCATTCCGGGATAACACGTAGCCGACCTGCCATCCAGTATCCCTAACGGAGCAAGGACAAGCGCGGAAGAGGCGCATATTGCCGCTATAAGTTTATTTAGAGCTTTCGCTTGTATTAACATTTCTTTTACCCTTTTATCCGCAACAAGGTTTTTAGACCCGGCAAGGCCGCCCGGAAGCGCCAAAGCATCGTATCTGTTATTTGCATCCTTAAGTATCAGATCTGTTGATATACTGATGCCTCTTGAACCCTGGACTTTTATGGTATTAATACCGCAGGCGTCAACTAATACTCCCGACCTCCTCAAAACATCAATTATGGTTACGGCCTCAATTTCCTCAAAACCCTCGGCAAGCAAAACTATGGCTGTTTTTTGCATATAGACCCCCTTCTCTACGAAGATATTTTATACTTACGCGCGCCTTGTTTCAAGTAATTAAATCCTGATATTACATGATTTTTTTTGAGGTAATAACATCAAGAGCCGGTGTCGGTTTCTAAGGAATCGGGGAGTAGATTTTGCTTGTGTATACTATATATATGTGATAAAATTACCTAATTAATATATTAACCGGGAGAGGTGATGTGATGAAGAGAATATCCGTATTTGTCGCAGTGGTTTTAACGCTCGCAGCTTTTGGCTGCGCCAAAAAAGCCAAGGACGGGGTTGTCGCCAGCGTGAACGGCAGGCAGATCACGCTTAAAATGGTTGATGAAAAGATAGAAAAATTACCTCAATACTATCAGGCATTCGCGGTCCAGCACAAGAAAGAGATTGTTGATGAGATGGTCATTGAAGAGCTGTTGTATGATGAAGCAAAAAGAAGAAAACTGCTTCAGGACCCTGATACGAAAGAGTTAATCAATGATGCTATCAAGAAGATATTAATATCAAGGGTGATTGAAGACGAAACCAGGAAAACCGATCCCGTCTCCGATGATGACGTGAGCGCGTATTATGAACAGAATAAAGACAAATACGCCATACCGGAAATGGTACGAGCCTGCCACATATTGACAAGTACCGAAGAAGATGCCGAAGCCGTAAAAGCGGAGCTTGAAAAAGGCTCTGATTTTAGCGTTGTCGCCAATACGTATTCAAAGGACCTGACCAAAGACAGGGGTGGAGACCTCGGTTATTTTAAAAAAGGTCAAATGATACCCGAGTTTGAGAACGCGGCTTTTAGCCTGGAAGTGGGCCAGACAAGCGGGATTGTTAAGACCAGGTTTGGCTATCACATCATACGCCTTACTGACCGCAAGCCGGCTTCTTTCCGCACTTTTGAAGAGGTAAAAGACGATGTTATGACATCTATTATCCGCGATAAACAAAGGCAAAGTTTCGCGGATTTTACAAAAACCCTGAAGGATGCGGCCAGGATATCGCTTAACGAAGACATGCTGAAATCTTTAGAAAAAGAAAATGCTCAAGAGCCTGACGCGGAAAATGATCTGCCGGATACCGGCACGGCGCAATAGGCCTTGTCAGGCCCTGTTTATCAATGGCGCGTTAAAAACGTGGAACGCGGGGGCTCTTTTGGGTAAAGTTTTATCCGGTAACTTTAGGCGGTTCAATTCGTTACCTTATTGCCATGCAGAATAAAATAATATTCAAATTCTTGTCTGTCTTGTGCCTTTTTTTTGCAGTCTGCCATAGCTATGCCATGGCAGCTTCTTTGGTTGACAAAATCACCGCTGTCGTAAACGAAGACGTTATCACCGAAAGCGAGCTCCAGGAATCCATGCTGCCTTTTATCGCCGATTACAGGCTTCGCTACGGCGAAGAAGGCCTGAAAGAGAAAATGGATGAAGCGCGCCAGGACGCGCTCAACAGGCTTATTGAAGAAAAGCTTATATCCCAAGAGGCCGTCAAAAGGGGCGTGACGGTTGAGGATAATGAAATACAGCAAAGGGTTGATGACGTAAAGAAGAGGTTCGGCAGTGATGAAGAATTTTACCGCGCAATAAATTCATCCGGCATAACCCTTGCGCGCCTTAAAAAAAAATATGAAGAACAAATAATGATGCGCAAGCTTGTTAATGACGTTATTGGCAGCCGTGTTAATATAACCCCGTCCCAGGTTACGGCCTATTATTACGGAAACATAAAGGATTTCACTGTCCCCGACACTGTCCGATTTAAGGTCATACTCATTAAACCTACGGATGAGATGCCGTTGCCGCAGGCTAGGAAACTCGCCGAAGATATATGGATGAAAATAAATAAAGGCGATGATTTTGACCCTCTTGCCGCGCGGTTTTCACAAGGCCCTAACGCCCAAAGAGGCGGTGACATGGGCTATATGGCGGCCGGGAGCACTATTTCCGAGATTGAACAAGCCCTGTCAGGGCTTGTTCCGGGCCAGGTATCCGGTGTGATTGAGACAACATCGGGTTTTTACATCATTAAAATGATTGACAAAAAACAAGCCTCCACATCCCCGATAACAGAGGTAACGGACACCATCAAAGAGAGGCTTTTCCAGAGAGAGTCGGAACTGACCTTAAGGGAATTCGTGGGCAAACTGAAAGAGGATGCGTATATCAAAATTAATTAAGCCCAGGGTCTGCATTACCATGGGTTATCCCGCGGGCATAGGAGCTGAAGTTATATCAAAGGCGTTGGCAAGCCGGGCAGTGAGAAGGCTTGCCAATTTTTTAATTATAGGCAATATATCTTTTTTTAATAAAGCCTGCTGCGGTTATGTTAAAGATATGCCGTATACCGTGATAGAAGATGATGCCGGTATAGAATTTTCTAATTCAGATATATTATTTCTGAACATTCCTGAAGCCGCGAAGGTTAAATTTTCCTGCGGCAGGATATCGGCCGTATTAGGTGGCGAATCCGTTCGTTATATAAAAAAAGCTGTTGATTTGGCGCAAGCCGGTAAATTTGATGTGCTGGTGACAGGGCCAATACATAAGCGCGCGGCTGAATTATCGGGTTTTACACACAAAGGCCATACCGAGTTTTTGGCATATTTAACCAAACATCAGCGTGTTGCGATGATGCTTGTCAGCGGCAGGCTAAGGGTGATTCTGGCAACCACTCATCTGCCCGTAAAAGACGTATCCTTTTGCCTTAATAGCAATGACATATCCGATAAGTTGTTATTGGTAAATGCTTATTTGAAGCGTTTTTTTGGAATAAAGAGGCCGATTATAGCCGTATGCGGGCTTAATCCCCATGCCGGCGATGACGGCCTTATAGGCAATGAAGAGAAAAGCATAATAATACCGGCTATCAGGAAGGTATTGAAAAAAGATGTCAATGCCAAAGGGCCTCTTTCGGCAGATGGAGTTTTTTTTGAGCTTGCCAGAGGTAAATACGACGCTGTTATGTGTATGTATCACGACCAGGGCCTGGTCGCGCTGAAAATGGCCGGCCGCGACAAGGCGGTAAATATTACATTGGGCCTGCCTTTCATACGAACATCTTGCGGCCATGGGACGGCTCTTGATATAGCAGGCAAGGGTATAGCAAACCCTGACAGCATGAAAGAGGCTATCAGGACGGCTATAGGCATGTTTATGATATCCAATAATAAATTTGAGCAGGATAAGATCTTTCATCATTAGCCGCAAACACCGCCTCGATTTTTTGAAACTAAGATACGTTTATTTTTGCCAATGCCTGGCAGTTTTTGCCAGGCTTTCAATAAACCCATAGGTATTTAATATTGCATAACGCGTCCGGAATCAGGCGTATACTGAAAGATAACGGCCTCTCGGTCAATAAGGCCCTGGGGCAGAATTTTCTTGTCCATGCCGGCAAGAGGGATGAGATAATAAGTTTATGCGGCATATGCCGCCATGAAACGGTGCTGGAAATCGGCCCGGGGCTTGGGGCTTTGACTGAAGGCATACAACCGATGTGCGCGAATATGATTGCCGTTGAAAAGGACCGTGGGTTCTCGGATTTCTTAAAGCGTTATTTTGCGGATAGCGGTAATATTGAGATAGTCAATTCCGATATTCTGCGCTATAAAATACCTGATTTCGGAGAGAAGGTAAAGGTTGTAGGCAACCTGCCGTATTATATTACATCAGCGGTAATTTTTCACATGCTTTGCCAAAAGTCACGGATAGGATCCATGTTTTTTACCGTTCAAAAAGAGGTTGCCGACCGTATAACCGCGGGTCCTGCCTGCAAGGATTATGGCATGCTTACTATAGGCATATCATATCATTGCACCGCAAAAAAGCTGTGCAAAATAGGCAGAGGTTCTTTTTTTCCCGCCCCTGCCGTTGACTCCGCGCTTATTGAATTAAACGTCCGGCAATGCCCGGCGGTACATGTTGCAAGCGAAGAATATTTTTTTAAATTAATAAAGGCAGGTTTTAATAAGAGGCGGAAGACCCTTTATAATGCCCTTGAATGCGCGCCCGGACTGGGCTTGGATAGGGCCGCTA
This window contains:
- a CDS encoding exosortase system-associated protein, TIGR04073 family — encoded protein: MRRGRDMRRHQRCVRRKAGIKRFIRGFLPFALVFVLVFPAVAAGQEAGKKLIQGIEDTATGWTEVPKEMAETTQETNVVEGVTAGAIKGAGEAISGTVEGVVEIATFYAPESEDNKQ
- a CDS encoding RNA polymerase sigma factor, which codes for MPLDRKNRLFQLLYRRYFNKVRLRVRRILRNEMDVVDDIVQEAFMRAYMNMDKTYKKDDFIRWVFIVARNLCLNYKRANSRTLAGALKPADRQNYSANLIDTVADCNCPAPDKIAEKNELVCVFRECVQKLTPKYRLVVQLCGIEGYSYHAAAAQLHTSASVIAHDLMRAKRLLSSKMAIM
- a CDS encoding outer membrane beta-barrel protein, which produces MRFKFLSFFFLLLLFNPSLCQSAPCYGTKIPAKGGFFSGIEVFHIDRNLEKDQGKVKSTQSFLLVSYGLQDWFSIDLKVGIGGIDRYSAPYHNVDYSARFDGGYGFRALFFDRDNVRLTGGFQHISVHPNTVSLDNKKYKAVLDDWQVSLLLSYDYSHLSLYAGPRVSRTDYINWIDNARKRHMSDSGDCIGFVCGADIKITDEMWLNAEAGFIDAKTAAISLMARF
- a CDS encoding PKD domain-containing protein codes for the protein MKRCIGLLFTSICLLCFCIVQAYAKDIPWHHSRAKYFYVFGSDGDPLLGADDHELTLYVDVPSSETSDVAIEVFDPDTGSHHDFRTDSSNTWDTVTEFSVFGKDLLDKKEFGAQDYNKAYYKFGPYSADKGQAVSNFYRFKIVAKGVKGDDANLFRFRIMPDSANVYSDNITIRLLPNQGDKMYFYPEISPGTKYVILENYDLDAEGGTSEIFAGRNVLFGESTTRHTVEDSPSGEWRKTQIPVNAITGGRLKYIITKGTQKYAHAGIKVYDDKGALLPLYFEQGPAPAPIIEGQSVPVSPVKAVVVTQAKDLGCNKFTFDATDSYDITNRDLSFDWDFGDGNTSKEQVVTHVYEKGGTYTVRLTAKDDSGLGCDTATTTQTVRVNTPPKARFTSPETACLSDNIYFDASGTTDDTSSNLSYVWDFGDGSKAEGLKVRKQYDKGGTYKVSLLVDDNEESSCSTDTVSRSIRINTAPVAVAGSDIDICLEDFKSEYKVIFDGSASYDTDKDRLSYLWDLGDGTEKTGVKITHVYQKPGHYNVTLTVDDGSSSACGTAKDTLKVVLNKAPIASIKTRESKICVGDEVIFDGSGSSTESGENLKYAWDFGDGSRAEGVQVTHVYKKGGKYFPRLVVDDTSDTRCSQALATAVADVNTAPVAKIDAPSVICIGKAVTFDASGSGDPDGDALRYYWSIGDEAVKQAGPKMVYTFNSGGVHTVRLMVDDGRGYECSKTSTAFNIRVNTPPVANAGINLACCVDENTYFDGSYSTDADGDKLSYSWDFGDGKKADGVKVNHVYTKPGRYNVVLTVDDNSGTECNTSVSSFTASVNAPPVPIIKIR
- a CDS encoding DUF1573 domain-containing protein, with the translated sequence MKVVLSLVCACVFFLACRVCDGAELKPVSREWDFGKVQQGSSKQMVFFVSNTGFDELVINNVHTCCGYSVDRVSKWTLAPGEKAEIALTCDASKKTPGRDKRYITLLSNSTANPHALIPVKADISPAPKKLLIKSKTEASDVQEVPKAKNEEEIPAITVDELHGRLSTGRDVLILDVRPSGEYSEKHIPNSIRLAADSIIDDEACLRDVLRNVEKRTLIAVFDWDGRGQARIVTSKINSLGYNACCVKGGISSWERNGYLITYNN
- a CDS encoding DJ-1/PfpI family protein encodes the protein MQKTAIVLLAEGFEEIEAVTIIDVLRRSGVLVDACGINTIKVQGSRGISISTDLILKDANNRYDALALPGGLAGSKNLVADKRVKEMLIQAKALNKLIAAICASSALVLAPLGILDGRSATCYPGMENNFSKTTKYVNDHVVVDGNIITGSGPAAALKFALALVNSLCGKSVSDKTAGGLLI
- a CDS encoding peptidyl-prolyl cis-trans isomerase gives rise to the protein MKRISVFVAVVLTLAAFGCAKKAKDGVVASVNGRQITLKMVDEKIEKLPQYYQAFAVQHKKEIVDEMVIEELLYDEAKRRKLLQDPDTKELINDAIKKILISRVIEDETRKTDPVSDDDVSAYYEQNKDKYAIPEMVRACHILTSTEEDAEAVKAELEKGSDFSVVANTYSKDLTKDRGGDLGYFKKGQMIPEFENAAFSLEVGQTSGIVKTRFGYHIIRLTDRKPASFRTFEEVKDDVMTSIIRDKQRQSFADFTKTLKDAARISLNEDMLKSLEKENAQEPDAENDLPDTGTAQ
- a CDS encoding peptidylprolyl isomerase — translated: MQNKIIFKFLSVLCLFFAVCHSYAMAASLVDKITAVVNEDVITESELQESMLPFIADYRLRYGEEGLKEKMDEARQDALNRLIEEKLISQEAVKRGVTVEDNEIQQRVDDVKKRFGSDEEFYRAINSSGITLARLKKKYEEQIMMRKLVNDVIGSRVNITPSQVTAYYYGNIKDFTVPDTVRFKVILIKPTDEMPLPQARKLAEDIWMKINKGDDFDPLAARFSQGPNAQRGGDMGYMAAGSTISEIEQALSGLVPGQVSGVIETTSGFYIIKMIDKKQASTSPITEVTDTIKERLFQRESELTLREFVGKLKEDAYIKIN
- the pdxA gene encoding 4-hydroxythreonine-4-phosphate dehydrogenase PdxA, which codes for MRISKLIKPRVCITMGYPAGIGAEVISKALASRAVRRLANFLIIGNISFFNKACCGYVKDMPYTVIEDDAGIEFSNSDILFLNIPEAAKVKFSCGRISAVLGGESVRYIKKAVDLAQAGKFDVLVTGPIHKRAAELSGFTHKGHTEFLAYLTKHQRVAMMLVSGRLRVILATTHLPVKDVSFCLNSNDISDKLLLVNAYLKRFFGIKRPIIAVCGLNPHAGDDGLIGNEEKSIIIPAIRKVLKKDVNAKGPLSADGVFFELARGKYDAVMCMYHDQGLVALKMAGRDKAVNITLGLPFIRTSCGHGTALDIAGKGIANPDSMKEAIRTAIGMFMISNNKFEQDKIFHH
- the rsmA gene encoding 16S rRNA (adenine(1518)-N(6)/adenine(1519)-N(6))-dimethyltransferase RsmA, translating into MHNASGIRRILKDNGLSVNKALGQNFLVHAGKRDEIISLCGICRHETVLEIGPGLGALTEGIQPMCANMIAVEKDRGFSDFLKRYFADSGNIEIVNSDILRYKIPDFGEKVKVVGNLPYYITSAVIFHMLCQKSRIGSMFFTVQKEVADRITAGPACKDYGMLTIGISYHCTAKKLCKIGRGSFFPAPAVDSALIELNVRQCPAVHVASEEYFFKLIKAGFNKRRKTLYNALECAPGLGLDRAAIMDAFSLLKINPRVRAEELGLEEMAKLSEALSPHSRTDKPRGPEF